One part of the Neoarius graeffei isolate fNeoGra1 chromosome 2, fNeoGra1.pri, whole genome shotgun sequence genome encodes these proteins:
- the LOC132874313 gene encoding protocadherin alpha-8-like, which translates to MEGGRQRRKWQTYWMSLSFSLLMCFTEQVFAQIRYSTPEEVKPGSFVGNIAKDLGFDVSTLLDRRLRLVSGSNDALFELNPNNGVLSVHEKIDREEICDGTSACSINLKLIVEKPLEIHYVEVEVTDVNDHSPSFTDDEQLIEIVESTIPGEEFQLQPAHDPDYGVNTVRFYKLSQSENFELVLRENGREGQTPILKLRKSLDREKQNRHNLTLTAMDGGTPTRSGSINISVIVLDENDNRPKFSQELYSVTIQENAPAGALVFRVNATDLDEGLNGNITFSFVKNLDKKVYSTFEIDRNTGEVTVKGDVDFETTDTFRAAIMASDKGHPPKTSNCRVVIKVADINDNKPDIDITSLSDVVPENSKIGTVISIIAITDKDSGVNGKVVCSILDSVPFELKPSFKENMYSLVISSRLDREHRSHYEITVRATDLGQPPLSSTKTLSVQISDVNDNSPEFPHNPLELYLLENNSPGTSIFSVSALDKDENENAAIAYQIIKGGEQNTASFLNINSETGVIYAHKSFDFETTKTFQFHVLATDSGTPSLSSNVTVNVFILDQNDNVPVILYPVSANGSAEGVEEIPRNANAGHLVTKVRAYDADIGYNGWLLFSLQEVSDHSLFGLDRYTGQIRTLRSFTETDEAEHKLVILVKDNGNISLSASATVIIKLVEPKEPFAATDVKKAVKEEEETNVTFYLIIILGSVSFLFIVSIIVLIVMQCSKSTDYSSKYLQDTNYDGTLCHSIQYRSGDKRYMLVGPRTSIGSTLVPGSNGNTLVIPDRRRRTSMEVRIH; encoded by the coding sequence ATGGAAGGAGGAAGACAAAGGCGCAAATGGCAGACATACTGGATGTCGCTGTCCTTTTCTTTGCTGATGTGCTTCACGGAACAAGTGTTTGCCCAGATACGGTACTCTACTCCCGAGGAAGTGAAACCAGGATCCTTTGTGGGAAATATTGCTAAGGATTTGGGTTTTGATGTAAGTACTTTGTTAGACAGGCGATTACGTTTGGTTTCCGGTTCGAATGAcgccctttttgaattaaatccgAACAACGGGGTTTTGTCCGTTCATGAGAAAATAGACAGAGAGGAGATATGTGATGGGACCAGTGCGTGTTCGATTAATCTAAAACTCATTGTGGAGAAGCCTCTAGAAATTCATTACGTGGAAGTGGAAGTAACGGACGTAAACGATCATTCGCCGAGTTTTACTGATGACGAACAGCTTATTGAAATAGTTGAATCCACTATACCCGGTGAGGAATTTCAGTTGCAGCCTGCACACGATCCAGATTATGGTGTAAATACAGTTCGCTTTTATAAATTAAGCCAAAGTGAAAATTTCGAACTTGTGCTTCGAGAAAATGGAAGAGAAGGACAAACACCAATTTTAAAATTACGTAAATCATTGGACAGGGAGAAACAAAACAGACATAATTTGACGCTGACTGCTATGGACGGTGGAACCCCAACACGATCGGGGAGCATTAACATTTCAGTGATAGTTCTAGATGAAAATGATAACAGACCAAAATTTAGCCAAGAGCTTTATTCTGTTACAATACAAGAAAATGCTCCAGCTGGAGCTCTTGTTTTTAGAGTCAATGCCACTGATTTAGACGAAGGCTTAAATGGAAACATAACATTTTCTTTTGTCAAAAACCTTGACAAAAAGGTGTACAGTACTTTTGAGATAGACAGAAATACAGGTGAAGTTACCGTAAAAGGCGACGTAGACTTCGAGACTACTGATACCTTCAGAGCTGCTATTATGGCGTCAGATAAAGGACATCCACCTAAGACTAGTAACTGTAGAGTTGTGATAAAAGTAGCTGATATAAATGATAACAAACCTGACATAGATATTACGTCTCTGTCTGACGTGGTCCCCGAAAATTCAAAAATAGGAACCGTAATTTCTATTATCGCTATAACTGACAAAGACTCTGGGGTCAACGGAAAGGTCGTTTGTAGCATATTAGACAGCGTACCCTTTGAACTGAAGCCGTCATTTAAAGAAAATATGTATTCCTTAGTGATCAGTTCACGATTAGATCGGGAGCATAGATCACATTACGAAATAACAGTAAGAGCTACAGATTTGGGACAGCCGCCCTTATCTTCAACTAAAACATTGAGCGTCCAAATATCAGATGTAAACGACAACAGCCCAGAATTTCCCCATAACCCTCTTGAATTATACCTACTTGAGAACAACTCCCCTGGTACATCCATATTTTCTGTTAGCGCTTTGGATAAAGATGAAAATGAAAATGCTGCCATCGCTTACCAAATTATTAAAGGAGGAGAACAAAATACTGCATCTTTTCTCAATATCAATTCTGAAACTGGAGTTATTTACGCGCACAAAAGTTTTGATTTTGAAACAACCAAAACGTTCCAGTTCCACGTGCTCGCTACAGATTCTGGAACTCCGTCACTAAGCAGCAACGTCACAGTGAACGTGTTCATTCTGGATCAGAACGACAACGTTCCAGTGATCTTATATCCAGTCAGCGCTAATGGTTCTGCTGAAGGTGTGGAGGAGATTCCCCGCAATGCCAACGCAGGACATTTGGTGACTAAAGTGAGAGCCTATGACGCGGATATAGGATACAACGGCTGGTTATTATTTTCACTGCAGGAAGTGAGTGACCACAGTCTCTTTGGTTTGGACCGCTATACAGGACAGATACGGACCCTTCGCTCATTCACAGAAACAGATGAGGCTGAACATAAACTGGTCATACTGGTCAAAGACAATGGGAACATTTCACTTTCAGCATCAGCGACTGTGATCATTAAACTTGTGGAGCCCAAAGAACCTTTTGCTGCGACTGATGTTAAAAAGGCAgtaaaagaagaggaagaaactaACGTTACATTTTATTTGATTATTATATTGGGAtcggtttcatttctttttaTTGTCAGTATCATCGTGCTGATTGTAATGCAGTGCTCCAAATCTACAGACTATTCCTCCAAATATTTACAAGATACAAATTACGACGGCACACTGTGTCACAGCATCCAGTACAGATCCGGAGATAAACGCTACATGTTAGTTGGACCCAGAACAAGTATCGGTTCTACTCTAGTTCCAGGTAGCAATGGGAATACACTAGTGATACCAGATCGCAGGAGGAGAACGTCTATGGAGGTAAGAAtccattaa
- the LOC132870168 gene encoding protocadherin alpha-8-like — protein sequence MDNNRQRRRWDCSWIVLRISLLLCLGNKITAQIRYSIPEELKEGSIVGNIAKDLDLDISTLVDRRLRIVSGSDSALFHLNKNNGVLYTYKKIDREEICSGNNPCMINLKLVVEDPLEIHYIGIEVTDVNDHSPTFTEKEKRLEIAESTVQNTRFQLQAARDPDIGENSVRLYKLSQNEHFDVEIRDRGEDKLPFLVLQKPLDRERRAEHNLFLTAFDGGNPHRSGTLNITVTVLDVNDNRPIFSQDVYTSELKENTPIGTLVLKLQANDNDDGVNGEVSFVFGGDKNQNAFDIFVLDNSTGEIRVKGEVDFERTNIYKLDIQASDGGQPPLTTDCRVIIKILDVNDNQPCIEITSLSSIVPENTRPGTVISLISFSDRDTGENGKVKCAVSEIVPFELKPSVQENMYSLVIKDQLDREQVSYYDITITATDLGQPPLFTSKTLSVQISDVNDNKPVFTQNPVELYLFENNSPGASIFCISASDSDVSENALISYNILRGRGKLNDIASYLNIHSETGVIHALKSFDFETIKTFQFHVLATDSGTPSLSSNVTVNVFILDQNDNVPVILYPVSANGSAEGVEEIPRNANAGHLVTKVRAYDADIGYNGWLLFSLQEVSDHSLFGLDRYTGQIRTLRSFTETDEAEHKLVILVKDNGNVSLSASATVIIKLVEPKEPFSASDVKKAVKEEEESNVTFYLIIILGSVSFLFIVSIIVLIVMQCSKSTDYSSKYLQDTNYDGTLCHSIQYRSGDKRYMLVGPRTSIGSTIVPGSNGNTLVIPDRRRRTSMEVRVYSFSQFESVCKLKSRKCPFLRVSEMR from the coding sequence ATGGATAACAACAGACAAAGGCGCAGATGGGATTGCTCCTGGATTGTTCTCCGAATTTCTTTGTTACTGTGCCTTGGGAACAAGATAACAGCCCAGATAAGGTACTCTATACCTGAAGAATTAAAAGAAGGATCTATTGTAGGGAATATCGCTAAGGATTTAGATCTTGACATTAGCACTTTGGTGGACAGACGGCTTCGTATTGTGTCCGGTTCTGATAGTGCTCTTTTCCACTTAAACAAGAACAATGGCGTTTTGTACACCTATAAGAAAATCGACAGAGAGGAAATATGTTCGGGAAATAACCCTTGCATGATAAATTTGAAATTAGTGGTTGAAGACCCACTTGAGATTCATTACATAGGGATAGAAGTGACAGATGTCAATGACCACTCTCCTACGTTCACGGAAAAAGAGAAACGACTTGAAATAGCTGAATCAACTGTTCAAAATACCCGTTTTCAGTTGCAAGCTGCTCGTGACCCTGACATTGGAGAGAACTCTGTTCGTTTATACAAATTAAGTCAAAACGAACATTTTGATGTGGAAATAAGGGACAGGGGAGAAGACAAGCTTCCGTTTCTGGTTTTACAGAAGCCACTCGATCGCGAGCGCAGAGCTGAGCATAATTTATTCTTAACTGCATTcgatggaggaaacccacacaggtcaGGAACACTCAACATAACAGTTACTGTTCTTGACGTTAATGACAATCGTCCTATATTTAGCCAAGATGTATACACATCAGAGCTGAAAGAAAACACACCTATTGGGACTTTGGTGTTGAAATTACAGGCAAATGATAATGATGACGGTGTAAATGGGGAGGTGTCTTTTGTTTTCGGTGGAGATAAAAACCAAAACGCATTCGATATTTTCGTTTTAGATAACTCAACGGGTGAAATTCGAGTAAAGGGCGAAGTAGATTTTGAAAGAACGAACATTTACAAACTAGACATTCAAGCCTCAGACGGCGGACAGCCTCCTTTGACCACTGATTGCAGAGTTATCATAAAGATACTCGATGTAAATGACAATCAGCCATGCATAGAGATAACGTCCTTGTCTAGCATTGTTCCTGAGAATACCAGACCTGGAACTGTAATATCGCTCATTAGTTTTAGCGACAGGGACACTGGTGAAAATGGGAAGGTCAAGTGTGCTGTATCGGAAATTGTACCATTTGAATTAAAACCGTCAGTTCAGGAGAACATGTACTCATTAGTGATTAAAGATCAACTTGACCGAGAGCAAGTTTCATATTATGACATAACAATTACAGCCACAGATCTAGGGCAACCTCCTTTATTCACCTCTAAAACACTGAGCGTGCAAATTTCAGACGTAAATGATAACAAGCCAGTATTTACCCAAAACCCAGTTGAACTGTACTTATTTGAAAACAATTCCCCGGGCGCTTCTATATTTTGTATCAGCGCATCTGAtagtgatgtcagtgaaaacgcTTTAATATCTTATAATATTCTCAGAGGGAGAGGTAAACTCAATGACATAGCATCGTACCTCAACATTCATTCTGAAACTGGAGTTATTCACGCGCTCAAAAGTTTTGATTTTGAAACAATCAAAACGTTCCAGTTCCACGTGCTCGCTACAGATTCTGGAACTCCGTCTCTAAGCAGCAACGTCACAGTGAACGTGTTCATTTTGGATCAGAACGACAACGTTCCAGTGATCTTATATCCAGTCAGCGCTAACGGTTCTGCTGAAGGTGTGGAGGAGATTCCCCGCAATGCCAACGCAGGACATTTGGTGACTAAAGTGAGAGCCTATGACGCGGATATAGGATACAACGGCTGGTTATTATTTTCACTGCAGGAAGTGAGTGACCACAGTCTCTTTGGTTTGGACCGCTATACAGGACAGATACGGACCCTTCGCTCATTCACAGAAACAGATGAGGCTGAACATAAACTGGTCATACTGGTCAAAGACAATGGGAACGTTTCACTTTCAGCATCAGCGACTGTGATCATTAAACTTGTGGAGCCCAAAGAACCTTTTTCTGCGTCCGATGTTAAAAAGgcagtaaaagaagaagaagaaagtaacgTTACATTTTATTTGATTATTATCTTGGGAtcggtttcatttctttttaTCGTCAGTATCATCGTGCTGATTGTAATGCAGTGCTCCAAATCTACAGACTATTCCTCCAAATATTTACAAGATACAAATTACGACGGCACACTGTGTCACAGTATCCAGTACAGATCCGGAGATAAACGCTACATGTTAGTTGGACCCAGAACAAGTATCGGTTCTACTATAGTTCCGGGCAGTAATGGGAATACTCTTGTGATACCAGATCGCAGGAGGAGAACTTCAATGGAGGTAAGAGTCTATTCATTCAGTCAGTTTGAAAGTGTATGCAAGCTGAAGTCAAGGAAATGTCCATTCTTGCGGGTttctgagatgagataa
- the LOC132874322 gene encoding uncharacterized protein LOC132874322 — protein sequence MYQDEEFGGQFFTLTSIEDVQDKGTLKVVQVEPVILDLSAVEEKDDNVTESDSMSSISLASQDTVLFSSSDESPSHRSQPWPRKFEIPLFSFGIRLLLEAGNQAYHSEGTLLNNPKVTSGVLEELAEKIFEYTAYPTGIQVLNVVEALIEKYPCLKEPGSFNGMYGWQQRIKYKMGNYRAKVRGLKIACPELEVNKKTTSSPKGIRRPKKAEVNYLPPLPLGQTKETMDEERVDLLTEVKKTNNDKIISEKMEKTFPYRRLEVVSQMPAVPDVMERWPALFSQSQVKEEFKRITTIQLDRTFLSKMDLYTPKLLTVFKTKGGTAGTKIKSVLESLSQKQIDSHDAVIRCLIPFLGESTEELIKDYQQDVSKDVIEQDLKDNVIKILVLGSAAEGAPPTDVIIVIDGTEVLGGCKTLANACMLLMGFVYSLNLSYPPKLKYTFEVFQKLLLELDDLKVSPKVDSLRRKLLH from the exons ATGTATCAAGATGAAGAATTTGGGGGGCAGTTCTTCACATTGACCTCTATAGAAGATGTTCAAGACAAGGGTACCCTGAAAGTTGTTCAAGTTGAACCAGTCATTTTAGATCTCAGTGCAGTGGAAGAAAAGGATGATAATGTAACAGAATCAGACAGCATGTCATCCATATCTTTAGCATCTCAGGATACTGTTTTGTTTTCCTCATCTGATGAAAGTCCATCACACCGTTCCCAACCATGGCCAAGAAAGTTTGAAATTCCACTATTCTCCTTTGGGATTCGGCTCCTCCTGGAGGCAGGAAACCAAGCTTACCATTCTGAAGGCACCCTGCTAAACAACCCAAAAGTGACAAGCGGTGTCCTGGAAGAATTGGCTGAAAAAATATTTGAGTACACAGCATACCCTACGGGAATTCAAGTTCTGAATGTAGTCGAGGCCTTAATTGAGAAGTACCCATGCCTCAAAGAGCCAGGCTCGTTCAATGGAATGTACGGATGGCAACAAAGGATAAAGTACAAGATGGGAAATTACAGGGCAAAAGTAAGAGGGCTCAAAATAGCCTGTCCAGAGTTAGAAGTGAACAAAAAGACGACTTCTAGTCCCAAAGGAATCAGAAGACCCAAAAAGGCGGAAGTAAATtatttgccaccattgccactagGACAGACAAAAGAAACCATGGATGAAGAGAGAGTAGATCTACTTACAGAAGTAAAAAAGACCAACAACGACAAGATTATCAGTGAAAAAATGGAGAAGACCTTTCCATATCGACGACTGGAAGTTGTCAGTCAGATGCCTGCTGTCCCAGATGTCATGGAGAGATGGCCTGCCCTTTTCTCTCAATCTCAG GTGAAAGAGGAGTTCAAGAGGATCACAACCATTCAACTGGACCGAACCTTTTTGTCGAAGATGGATTTATACACTCCAAAACTCCTGACCGTTTTCAAGACAAAGGGTGGGACTGCAGGCACAAAAATAAAAAGCGTGTTGGAGTCTCTCAGTCAG AAGCAGATTGATAGCCATGATGCGGTCATCCGTTGTCTGATCCCTTTCCTGGGAGAATCGACAGAGGAACTCATTAAAGACTACCAG CAGGATGTGTCCAAGGACGTCATCGAACAAGACCTCAAAGACAATGTGATCAAGATCCTTGTGCTGGGCAGTGCTGCAGAGGGTGCCCCCCCAACTGATGTCATCATTGTGATTGATGGTACAGAGGTATTAGGTGGTTGTAAAACACTTGCCAACGCTTGCATGCTGCTCATGGGCTTTGTGTACTCACTGAATCTCAGTTATCCTCCAAAATTGAAATACACATTTGAAGTGTTTCAAAAGTTGCTTTTGGAGTTAGATGATTTGAAGGTCTCCCCTAAAGTGGATTCTCTGAGGAGGAAACTGCTACATTAA